From Candidatus Hydrogenedentota bacterium:
CACGCCCCAGCCCATGTATTCACGCGTGTAAGCGGCATGGCGCTCGGGCTCCGAGGCAAGTTTGGCCCGGATTTCCTCCGCCAGCTCGTCGCCGGGATTCGCCTCAAGCCATCGGCGCATGGTGAGCCATTTGGCCGCCTCATACCTGTCCCAGCCGTCCTGGTCCGCCAGAACCATTTCCACAACATCATAACCAAGGCGACCGAAAGACCCCAGAAGTTCCGGAAGCATCAGAAAATCGGAAATTAAGTGCGCAAGGCACCCTTTGGCAACCTCCTCCGTTGGCGGCAACTGCCGCCAGTAAGGCTCTCCGATGAGGATGATCCCGCCGGGGCGGAGGCTCCGCGCCAGAAGCGCGACAGTGCCCGCGACGCCCCCGCCAATCCAGGTGGCGCCGACACAGGCCGCCACATCGGCCTTCTCGTCCGAGACATAACCCGCGGCGTCGCCGTGGATGAACTCGACTTGCCCGGCGACGCCGAGTTCCTCGGCACGGCGTCTCGCCTGCTCGGTGAACAACCGGCTCATGTCAACGCCGGTGCCGACAATGCCGTAATCGCGCGCCCAGGTGCACAGCATCTCCCCCGAACCGCTGCCGAGATCGAGCACGCGCGCCCCCGGTTCCAGACGCAGCGCAGCGCCCAGCGCGGCGAGCTTTTCAGGGGTGAACGGATTGTGGATGCGGTGGGCGCTCTCGATGATGTTGAATATGCGTGGTATGTCCATTTCGTA
This genomic window contains:
- a CDS encoding class I SAM-dependent methyltransferase, producing MDIPRIFNIIESAHRIHNPFTPEKLAALGAALRLEPGARVLDLGSGSGEMLCTWARDYGIVGTGVDMSRLFTEQARRRAEELGVAGQVEFIHGDAAGYVSDEKADVAACVGATWIGGGVAGTVALLARSLRPGGIILIGEPYWRQLPPTEEVAKGCLAHLISDFLMLPELLGSFGRLGYDVVEMVLADQDGWDRYEAAKWLTMRRWLEANPGDELAEEIRAKLASEPERHAAYTREYMGWGVFALMPR